From a region of the Suncus etruscus isolate mSunEtr1 chromosome 11, mSunEtr1.pri.cur, whole genome shotgun sequence genome:
- the LOC126021958 gene encoding RNA-binding motif protein, X-linked 2, producing the protein MNPLTKVKLINELNEREAQLGVAEKVSWHSQYKDSAWIFLGGLPYELTEGDIICVFSQYGEVVNINLVRDKKTGKSKGFCFLCYEDQRSTILAVDNFNGIKIKGRTIRVDHVSNYRVPKDSDDLDDVTKQLQEKGCDNPMPSVSLSEDSEDDKPAKKHKKDKKEKKKKKKDKEKTNQEV; encoded by the coding sequence ATGAACCCGTTAACGAAAGTGAAGCTGATCAACGAGCTGAACGAGCGCGAAGCCCAGCTTGGGGTGGCGGAGAAGGTGTCCTGGCACTCCCAGTACAAGGACAGTGCCTGGATCTTCTTGGGAGGACTTCCTTATGAATTGACTGAAGGGGACATCATCTGTGTCTTCTCCCAATACGGCGAGGTTGTTAACATAAATCTGGTACGGGACAAGAAGACTGGGAAATCCAAAGGATTCTGTTTCCTTTGCTATGAAGACCAGCGGAGCACGATTCTGGCTGTTGACAATTTCAATGGCATTAAGATCAAAGGGAGAACTATTCGAGTGGATCATGTGTCTAACTATCGGGTTCCTAAGGACTCAGATGATTTGGATGATGTGACTAAGCAGCTTCAGGAAAAAGGCTGTGACAATCCCATGCCTTCAGTCAGTTTATCTGAGGACTCTGAAGATGACAAACCtgccaagaaacacaaaaaagacaaaaaggaaaaaaagaaaaaaaagaaagacaaagagaagacCAACCAGGAAGTATAG